In Haliscomenobacter hydrossis DSM 1100, the DNA window GGCATTTTCAACAAAAGGAATCAACAACAATGGGGCGATTTGTCCTTCATTGAAAGCACCCTCCAGCTTGATCTGGATGTCAACATTGCTTTTCTGGGGCAAACGCAAGCGTTGAAAATGAATGTAGCGCTCCAAAAAGGAAACTTCACTTTGCAAACTGGTGTATGCTTGCGTGGCTTCCTGGATACTGAAACGCAACAGCTGTGACAATTCCAGAATCAACTGTGCTGTCTCCTCGTCGTCGTGTTTTTGGGCAGAATTATAAATGATATTCAGGGTATTGAACAAAAAATGGGGTTTAATTTGAGCCTTGAGTACGTTCAGTTCTGCTTCTTTTTTTTCTTTCAGCAAAGTCAGTTGTAGCCTTCGGGTGCGAAAATAATCGGCGCTATAGGCATAACCAATGACAAAAGCTGTAAGTAAAAAAGTCAGCAACACGTTTTCATCGGCGTAGTTGGGCTCATAAAAAGTTCGCCATTCCAGTAGTGCAAACCACAACAAGGCCAATAGTGCAATCCAAACCCAATACAGCCCGCGAATGGAGGAAGCATTGTGGCTAAAAAATTTCAAAAAAACCAGCCGAAAATTAAGGTGTGCAATGCCCCATACTAAAAACAGTTCGATTAACACGCCCAATAAATACCGCATCAATCTATAAATTGCTACAGAATCTTGATCAAATTCAGCGATGAACACTTGCAAAAAACGCCAGCTCAAATAACCAAGTACAAGGGTAATGAATAATGCAGAAAATAATCCCAAGGCAATTTTGCAATATTCCTTCATGTTAATCTGGTTGTTTCGCAACTTTAATTTCTAGGCATTTTTTTACCTCTTTTTTGGCTTTTTCCGCATCCATTAAATGCATGACAAGATAATGATCCCAAAAATCTATTTCTTCATAGGCTTTGACAAAATAAACCTGACCAGCTTCTGCAGTTACCGTAAGCGTCTTTTTAGTTCCACGAAAGGCCGAAGCTTCAATGTTGATTTTTCCAGGAGTGATGACTACTTCAATAAATGAATTGGTTTCAATAGTGGCCACTAAATGGTTGTTGAATTTTATCTCGTAAGCATGACCCAAAAATTCTCTTCCACGGTACAATACAAAGGTAGCTTTTTCAGCATTTTCACCAGCTGAAAAAAGAAGCAATAACCCAACAAAAAAGCTGTATTTCAACATGGGCTTATTTGTTTCGGGAGATCGAAATCATGTACTGAAAATAGACCATATCTAGTTGATCCATAGGTGCATCCAGGAGTTGGAAGTAGTCGGTCTTCCATGAATAAGCTTTAAATCCTTTGCGGTATCCCACACGCACGTAGTCTGCAATCGCGATTTTTCTTTTTTCTCGGTGCATATACGAAATAAAAAAGTCATAGGCTCCACCTGTGTTCCGCAACCTTGGAGAGGTATTAAAATTGCTATACAATAAATCATCAAAATCAACTTGGCGGGTAGGCTCTTTTTGAGTAAAGGCAATAGAGTAATCAAATTGTGAAACGCCAAGTCCCACATTAAATCGGTAATTTCTGGTTTTAATCACACTCCTTTCTACAAAGAGTGCACGAATGTTCAACTTGTTCTCCAGTCTTTCAAAATCATAAGTAGGGACTTCTATTTTAAACCCTGCAAACCAATTATTTAAACGAAATCCACCCTCAAAAGGGATAGTGAAGGGATTGTTGAACAAGCCCTCAAAATCATTTTTTTTCAAAAAAGAATGCATGTGGTTCATCCAAATACAATTAAAAGTGCTGCCAAAAAAGCCAATTCTAGCAAAACTTCCCTTTTTGATTTCAAGAGGAATGCTTTGGATGGAATCGACCTGAGCTTTTAGTGACGAAAATGTTAGTAGAAGAAAGCCAGTCAAACAGAGCAATTTTTTCATAGATTTGATTTATGTGTCTTTTTATGTGCTCAAATCTAGGACTTGTGTTGTCTAAAAAAAACAAAGTGTGCTAATGTCCTGTTTTGGTGTGCTTAAACCCCGGAAATATGAGTTTTCCAGGATATTTGAACCCCTCATTTGACCATGCATGCCTTAAATATTTATAAATTTGCCCGCTTGAATACTTAAAGCTAAAACTTCGTCCCGCAAAAAAATACCTTTATGCAAGAAACACCTTTTCGCCTGGAACCCTTCCGCGATGATGAAATTGAAGCCGCCATTGATGAGTTGTTCAGTTACCCCGGTTTTCTGGATGGCATGAAACTCTTTCTGCCTGAGCCCTTGCTGCAACACATTCTACAAGCGAAAGAAGAGATCCACACCGCTGCGGATTTTCAAACCAAAATTGTCGCACCTTTTCTCAAAGTCATCCAAAAAGCCAGCATTTCCGAGCTCAGTGCCAGCGGATTTGAACACCTCAACCCCAATGAGCGTTACCTGTTCATTTCCAATCACCGCGACATCGTGCTGGATTCCGCATTTTTGAACATGGTTTTGTTCGAAAATGGTTTTGACACCAGCCAAATTGCCATCGGTGATAACTTGATGATGCACCGCATCTCGGAGTTGTTGTTCCGCATCAACAAAAGTTTTGTGGTGAAAAGAACCGGGACGCCCCGTGAACTCTATGGCTATTCCATGCAACTGTCCACGTACATCCACGACCTCATCAACAATAAAATTGCCTCGGTTTGGATTGCCCAGCGGGAAGGCCGAGCCAAAGATGGCAACGACCGCACCCAAGTGGGTTTGTTGACCATGTTGGGCTTGAGTGGCAAAAAACACCTGGTACAACATTTTCAAAAACTGAACATCGTTCCCGTATCGATTTCTTACGAATACGATCCCTGCGGCCTGCTCAAAACCCAGGAGTATCTCAATAAACTGGCTGACCCAGATTTCAAAAAGAATTTCCAACAGGATGTGGAATACATGCTCTTAGGCATCAAAGGACAAAAAGGACGAGTCCATTTTCACTTTGGGGAAGTACTCAACGATACTTTGGAAGAACTGAAGGAGGAAAGCAACAGCAAAAAACAATTGGAGACTTTGGCTGAGATGATTGACAAGTCTGTCCACTTACATTATGAATTGCGTCCGGTCAATTACATTGCTTATGATTTATTGAACGAGTCCAGAACCTACATTCAACATTATACGCTGGAAGAGTTGGAATGGCATACCCATTTCTTTGAGGATCAGATCAAGTTGTTGAAAAATGATGCTGATGATGATGCCGGAAGGAAGTACTTACTGGAGATGTACGCCAATCCGCTGATCAATGCGAATAGCTATGTTTAATTACGCTGAGCATATGCTTTTTTAACACCAAGGCCACAAAGGAGGACACAAAGTTCACTATATTAGCTCCTTGTGATCCTTGTGCTTCCCTTGGTGGCCTTTGTGTTAAAAAAATGTCGCTTTTGCAAACATCACAACGCCCTTTTGGCCGCTTTGATGAACTTCCCTGCGCTATGCAAGCCCTCTCTTTTGACCACTTCTCCATCCTTGTCGATAAAAACCAGCGTGGGATAAACCTCCACGTCGTAGGCTTTGGCCAAAGCTATTCCTTCTCCTTTTTCGGCATTAATTTTGAGGGAAATAAACTCCTTATTGAGTAAATTTGCTACATCTTGATCTGTAAACGTTTCACGATCCATCAGCTTACAGGGCCCACACCAGGAGGTGTAAAAATCAAGAAAAACCGGACGTTTGTTCAGCCGGGCACTGTCTAGTTTAGCTTGAAATGCTGCCGTCTGAAAAGCCACCACTCCATTGTGGGGCGTTTTTTGCCAGGGAGGGCTGAGGGCGATCTGGTATTTGCAACTTCCACAAAGGAACAAAACGAATAAACTGGAAACAAGAATCCGCATATTTTTACCCATAATAACTACCGCAGGTTAACAATTTATTGCCAGCACTTGAAGTTTAACAGCATATCGGTTAACATTAATTAAACAAGCGCTGAAACCTATACCCAGTGGCCGACAATCAACACACCCTCCAGCAATTGCTCGAAAAATTGAATGCCCTTTTGCAAAAGCAGGAAAGCTTTGCAAAAGAAATTGAGGCATTGCGTACGGAAATTGAAGCTTTAAAACGTAATCCTGGAAACAAAGAAACCTATCAGGCAAATTTATCCTCGCACATCATTCCACCCTCTCCTGTTCCAAAAATACACCGCAGTGTTCCCGCCATAGATGATCCGGTTGTAACCGAGACCAATTCTACCCAACAAAAAACGGATGCCAAACCACTGGTTGACTTCAACCTGGAGTCCTTCATTGGTGAAAACCTGTCCAATAAAATTGGCATCATCATCATTGTGTTGGGCGTTGGTATTGGGTTAAAATATGCCATCGACCATCACTTGATCAGCCCACTTTTTCGCATTATCCTCAGTTATTTGGCCGGACTTACTCTGATGGGATTTGCCATTCGATTCAAAAACAAGTACGTAGAATACAGTGCAGTGCTCTTGAGTGGAGCCATGTGCATTCTGTATTTTACAACTTATGCGGCCTACAGTTTTTTCCACCTATTTTCTTTTCCTGTAGCGTTTAG includes these proteins:
- a CDS encoding sensor histidine kinase, which produces MKEYCKIALGLFSALFITLVLGYLSWRFLQVFIAEFDQDSVAIYRLMRYLLGVLIELFLVWGIAHLNFRLVFLKFFSHNASSIRGLYWVWIALLALLWFALLEWRTFYEPNYADENVLLTFLLTAFVIGYAYSADYFRTRRLQLTLLKEKKEAELNVLKAQIKPHFLFNTLNIIYNSAQKHDDEETAQLILELSQLLRFSIQEATQAYTSLQSEVSFLERYIHFQRLRLPQKSNVDIQIKLEGAFNEGQIAPLLLIPFVENAFQYGVSMNEPCFIHVDLMVQNKLLSLHVRNSISPNASAKSGLGTGIHNTRERLALLYPQRHSLHIQADEKVFQVELTLDLSPENPTP
- a CDS encoding 1-acyl-sn-glycerol-3-phosphate acyltransferase, translating into MQETPFRLEPFRDDEIEAAIDELFSYPGFLDGMKLFLPEPLLQHILQAKEEIHTAADFQTKIVAPFLKVIQKASISELSASGFEHLNPNERYLFISNHRDIVLDSAFLNMVLFENGFDTSQIAIGDNLMMHRISELLFRINKSFVVKRTGTPRELYGYSMQLSTYIHDLINNKIASVWIAQREGRAKDGNDRTQVGLLTMLGLSGKKHLVQHFQKLNIVPVSISYEYDPCGLLKTQEYLNKLADPDFKKNFQQDVEYMLLGIKGQKGRVHFHFGEVLNDTLEELKEESNSKKQLETLAEMIDKSVHLHYELRPVNYIAYDLLNESRTYIQHYTLEELEWHTHFFEDQIKLLKNDADDDAGRKYLLEMYANPLINANSYV
- a CDS encoding thioredoxin family protein yields the protein MRILVSSLFVLFLCGSCKYQIALSPPWQKTPHNGVVAFQTAAFQAKLDSARLNKRPVFLDFYTSWCGPCKLMDRETFTDQDVANLLNKEFISLKINAEKGEGIALAKAYDVEVYPTLVFIDKDGEVVKREGLHSAGKFIKAAKRAL